A portion of the Acanthopagrus latus isolate v.2019 chromosome 21, fAcaLat1.1, whole genome shotgun sequence genome contains these proteins:
- the pde4ca gene encoding cAMP-specific 3',5'-cyclic phosphodiesterase 4D isoform X6 — protein sequence MPEVSYSISVSWMFIQFKRMLNRELSQLSETSRSGNQVSEFISSTFLEKQHDMDIMSPPTKEKDKKKRPMSQISGVKKATHSPSLAPSTIPRFGVNASQEGLLARELEEVNRWGIDIFKVSEYSGNRPLTVTMYTIFQERELLKSFKIPADTFITFMMTLEDHYHADVAYHNNIHAADVVQSTHVLLSTPALEAVFTDLEILAALFASAIHDVDHPGVSNQFLINTNSELALMYNDSSVLENHHLAVGFKLLQEDNCDIFQNLNKKQRQSLRKMVIDMVLATDMSKHMNLLADLKTMVETKKVTSLGVLLLDNYSDRIQVLQNMVHCADLSNPTKPLELYRQWTDRIMVEFFTQGDRERDKGMEISPMCDKQNASIEKNQVGFIDYIVHPLWETWADLVHPDAQEILDTLEDNREWYQSMIPHSPSPNPEGQEEGELAGEASALGGGSATADKFQFELTLEEEGESDTESPPEEEEGFSGSRGSELSRTDSASSLLAKKLTPDSGRTFSLDSEKDMAEDREAEQEDFSGVPHFRFGT from the exons ATGCCAGAAGTGAGTTATTCCATCTCCGTTTCGTGGATGTTCATTCAG ttcAAGAGGATGCTGAACCGAGAGCTCAGCCAGCTGTCAGAAACCAGCCGATCAGGAAACCAGGTGTCTGAGTTCATCTCGAGCACCTTCCTGG AGAAGCAACATGACATGGACATCATGTCTCCCCCCACCAaggagaaggacaagaagaagcGGCCCATGTCCCAGATCAGCGGCGTGAAGAAGGCCACCCACAGCCCCAGCCTGGCCCCTTCCACCATCCCACGCTTCGGGGTCAACGCCAGCCAGGAAGGTCTCCTTGCCAGG GAGTTGGAGGAAGTGAACAGATGGGGTATTGACATCTTTAAGGTCTCCGAGTATTCTGGGAATCGTCCACTGACGGTCACCATGTACACCATCTTCCAG GAACGTGAGCTCCTCAAGTCCTTTAAGATCCCTGCGGACACTTTCATCACCTTCATGATGACCCTGGAGGATCATTACCATGCAGACGTAGCCTACCACAACAACATCCACGCTGCAGACGTGGTCCAGTCCACACATGTCTTGCTGTCCACGCCTGCTCTGGAG gctgTGTTTACCGATCTGGAGATCCTTGCCGCTCTGTTTGCCAGCGCTATACACGACGTGGATCACCCTGGGGTTTCCAATCAGTTCCTCATCAACACCA actCAGAGCTGGCCTTGATGTATAATGACTCCTCTGTGCTGGAGAATCACCACCTGGCTGTTGGCTTCAAGCTTCTGCAGGAGGACAACTGTGACATCTTTCAGAACCTcaacaaaaagcagagacagTCGCTGCGCAAAATGGTCATAGATATG GTGCTGGCCACAGATATGTCTAAACATATGAACCTACTGGCAGACCTAAAGACCATGGTGGAGACCAAGAAAGTCACCAGCTTAGGAGTACTACTGCTCGACAATTACTCAGACCGCATACAG GTCCTTCAGAACATGGTGCACTGTGCAGACCTGAGCAACCCCACCAAGCCTCTCGAACTGTACCGACAGTGGACAGACCGCATCATGGTGGAGTTTTTCACCCAGGGGGACAGGGAGCGCGACAAGGGCATGGAGATCAGCCCCATGTGTGACAAACAAAATGCCTCAATAGAGAAAAACCAG GTGGGTTTCATCGACTACATCGTTCATCCTCTGTGGGAGACATGGGCCGACCTCGTCCACCCAGATGCTCAGGAGATCCTGGACACACTGGAGGACAACAGAGAGTGGTACCAGAGCATGATCCCCCACAGCCCCTCACCCAACCCAGAGggccaggaggagggagaacTTGCTGGGGAGGCATCAGCGCTCGGTGGCGGCTCTGCTACAGCCGACAAGTTCCAGTTCGAGCTGACCttggaagaagaaggagagtcTGACACTGAGAGTCCgcctgaggaagaggaaggctTCAGCGGCAGCAGGGGGTCTGAACTCTCCAGAACTGATTCTGCCAGCAGCCTGCTCGCCAAAAAGCTCACTCCCGATTCAGGCAGGACGTTTTCTTTGGACTCTGAGAAAGATATGGCCGAAGACAGAGAGGCGGAGCAGGAAGACTTCTCTGGGGTACCGCACTTCAGATTCGGCACATAG
- the pde4ca gene encoding cAMP-specific 3',5'-cyclic phosphodiesterase 4D isoform X3, translated as MRTPGKPWRAGQPDRARATRKRAGFDRDESSHKLRRTKRGRAAERPRRGGFDVENGLSVGRSPLDPQASPSSGRVIQPNFPHSQRRESFLYRSDSDFDLSPKGPSRNSSTASDLEESLKHWEVNWLSSRHTEDMIVTPFAQVLASLRTVRSNFAVITGQQDRPASKTRSSGSNPPSMCKTSLAEEPHQQLAIETLDELDWCLEQLETLKTRHSVSEMASNKFKRMLNRELSQLSETSRSGNQVSEFISSTFLEKQHDMDIMSPPTKEKDKKKRPMSQISGVKKATHSPSLAPSTIPRFGVNASQEGLLARELEEVNRWGIDIFKVSEYSGNRPLTVTMYTIFQERELLKSFKIPADTFITFMMTLEDHYHADVAYHNNIHAADVVQSTHVLLSTPALEAVFTDLEILAALFASAIHDVDHPGVSNQFLINTNSELALMYNDSSVLENHHLAVGFKLLQEDNCDIFQNLNKKQRQSLRKMVIDMVLATDMSKHMNLLADLKTMVETKKVTSLGVLLLDNYSDRIQVLQNMVHCADLSNPTKPLELYRQWTDRIMVEFFTQGDRERDKGMEISPMCDKQNASIEKNQVGFIDYIVHPLWETWADLVHPDAQEILDTLEDNREWYQSMIPHSPSPNPEGQEEGELAGEASALGGGSATADKFQFELTLEEEGESDTESPPEEEEGFSGSRGSELSRTDSASSLLAKKLTPDSGRTFSLDSEKDMAEDREAEQEDFSGVPHFRFGT; from the exons ATGAGAACTCCTGGGAAGCCGTGGAGAGCCGGACAGCCCGACAGAGCGAGAGCGACGAGGAAGCGGGCCGGGTTTGACCGGGATGAGAGCAGCCACAAGCTGAGGAGAaccaagagagggagagcagcgGAGCGGCCgagaagaggagg ttttGATGTGGAGAATGGATTGTCAGTGGGTCGCAGCCCTCTGGACCCTCAGGCCAGCCCCAGCTCTGGTCGGGTCATACAGCCCAACTTTCCTCACAGCCAGCGGCGGGAATCCTTCCTTTACCGCTCCGACTCTGACTTTGACCTTTCACCCAAAGGTCCCTCCAGGAACTCCTCCACTGCCAGCGACCT ggaagAAAGCTTGAAGCACTGGGAAGTCAACTGGTTGTCATCTCG ACATACAGAAGACATGATTGTCACACCGTTTGCACAG GTCCTTGCCAGCCTGAGGACGGTCCGAAGTAACTTTGCCGTCATAACCGGACAGCAAGACCGCCCAGCCAGCAA AACGCGATCCTCAGGCAGCAACCCTCCATCCATGTGCAAGACCAGCCTCGCAG AGGAGCCTCACCAGCAGCTGGCCATAGAGACTCTAGATGAGCTGGACTGGTGTCTGGAACAGCTAGAGACACTGAAAACTCGTCACTCTGTCAGCGAGATGGCTTCTAACAAG ttcAAGAGGATGCTGAACCGAGAGCTCAGCCAGCTGTCAGAAACCAGCCGATCAGGAAACCAGGTGTCTGAGTTCATCTCGAGCACCTTCCTGG AGAAGCAACATGACATGGACATCATGTCTCCCCCCACCAaggagaaggacaagaagaagcGGCCCATGTCCCAGATCAGCGGCGTGAAGAAGGCCACCCACAGCCCCAGCCTGGCCCCTTCCACCATCCCACGCTTCGGGGTCAACGCCAGCCAGGAAGGTCTCCTTGCCAGG GAGTTGGAGGAAGTGAACAGATGGGGTATTGACATCTTTAAGGTCTCCGAGTATTCTGGGAATCGTCCACTGACGGTCACCATGTACACCATCTTCCAG GAACGTGAGCTCCTCAAGTCCTTTAAGATCCCTGCGGACACTTTCATCACCTTCATGATGACCCTGGAGGATCATTACCATGCAGACGTAGCCTACCACAACAACATCCACGCTGCAGACGTGGTCCAGTCCACACATGTCTTGCTGTCCACGCCTGCTCTGGAG gctgTGTTTACCGATCTGGAGATCCTTGCCGCTCTGTTTGCCAGCGCTATACACGACGTGGATCACCCTGGGGTTTCCAATCAGTTCCTCATCAACACCA actCAGAGCTGGCCTTGATGTATAATGACTCCTCTGTGCTGGAGAATCACCACCTGGCTGTTGGCTTCAAGCTTCTGCAGGAGGACAACTGTGACATCTTTCAGAACCTcaacaaaaagcagagacagTCGCTGCGCAAAATGGTCATAGATATG GTGCTGGCCACAGATATGTCTAAACATATGAACCTACTGGCAGACCTAAAGACCATGGTGGAGACCAAGAAAGTCACCAGCTTAGGAGTACTACTGCTCGACAATTACTCAGACCGCATACAG GTCCTTCAGAACATGGTGCACTGTGCAGACCTGAGCAACCCCACCAAGCCTCTCGAACTGTACCGACAGTGGACAGACCGCATCATGGTGGAGTTTTTCACCCAGGGGGACAGGGAGCGCGACAAGGGCATGGAGATCAGCCCCATGTGTGACAAACAAAATGCCTCAATAGAGAAAAACCAG GTGGGTTTCATCGACTACATCGTTCATCCTCTGTGGGAGACATGGGCCGACCTCGTCCACCCAGATGCTCAGGAGATCCTGGACACACTGGAGGACAACAGAGAGTGGTACCAGAGCATGATCCCCCACAGCCCCTCACCCAACCCAGAGggccaggaggagggagaacTTGCTGGGGAGGCATCAGCGCTCGGTGGCGGCTCTGCTACAGCCGACAAGTTCCAGTTCGAGCTGACCttggaagaagaaggagagtcTGACACTGAGAGTCCgcctgaggaagaggaaggctTCAGCGGCAGCAGGGGGTCTGAACTCTCCAGAACTGATTCTGCCAGCAGCCTGCTCGCCAAAAAGCTCACTCCCGATTCAGGCAGGACGTTTTCTTTGGACTCTGAGAAAGATATGGCCGAAGACAGAGAGGCGGAGCAGGAAGACTTCTCTGGGGTACCGCACTTCAGATTCGGCACATAG
- the pde4ca gene encoding cAMP-specific 3',5'-cyclic phosphodiesterase 4D isoform X2 has product MRRNNSSKFFNFTERQWDCSEQACIEALQDPDVRCAVKRLFSGTLQLPRLSCRPSGPSARGIKPSRSLGSLTSCNKAFFDVENGLSVGRSPLDPQASPSSGRVIQPNFPHSQRRESFLYRSDSDFDLSPKGPSRNSSTASDLEESLKHWEVNWLSSRHTEDMIVTPFAQVLASLRTVRSNFAVITGQQDRPASKTRSSGSNPPSMCKTSLAEEPHQQLAIETLDELDWCLEQLETLKTRHSVSEMASNKFKRMLNRELSQLSETSRSGNQVSEFISSTFLEKQHDMDIMSPPTKEKDKKKRPMSQISGVKKATHSPSLAPSTIPRFGVNASQEGLLARELEEVNRWGIDIFKVSEYSGNRPLTVTMYTIFQERELLKSFKIPADTFITFMMTLEDHYHADVAYHNNIHAADVVQSTHVLLSTPALEAVFTDLEILAALFASAIHDVDHPGVSNQFLINTNSELALMYNDSSVLENHHLAVGFKLLQEDNCDIFQNLNKKQRQSLRKMVIDMVLATDMSKHMNLLADLKTMVETKKVTSLGVLLLDNYSDRIQVLQNMVHCADLSNPTKPLELYRQWTDRIMVEFFTQGDRERDKGMEISPMCDKQNASIEKNQVGFIDYIVHPLWETWADLVHPDAQEILDTLEDNREWYQSMIPHSPSPNPEGQEEGELAGEASALGGGSATADKFQFELTLEEEGESDTESPPEEEEGFSGSRGSELSRTDSASSLLAKKLTPDSGRTFSLDSEKDMAEDREAEQEDFSGVPHFRFGT; this is encoded by the exons ttttGATGTGGAGAATGGATTGTCAGTGGGTCGCAGCCCTCTGGACCCTCAGGCCAGCCCCAGCTCTGGTCGGGTCATACAGCCCAACTTTCCTCACAGCCAGCGGCGGGAATCCTTCCTTTACCGCTCCGACTCTGACTTTGACCTTTCACCCAAAGGTCCCTCCAGGAACTCCTCCACTGCCAGCGACCT ggaagAAAGCTTGAAGCACTGGGAAGTCAACTGGTTGTCATCTCG ACATACAGAAGACATGATTGTCACACCGTTTGCACAG GTCCTTGCCAGCCTGAGGACGGTCCGAAGTAACTTTGCCGTCATAACCGGACAGCAAGACCGCCCAGCCAGCAA AACGCGATCCTCAGGCAGCAACCCTCCATCCATGTGCAAGACCAGCCTCGCAG AGGAGCCTCACCAGCAGCTGGCCATAGAGACTCTAGATGAGCTGGACTGGTGTCTGGAACAGCTAGAGACACTGAAAACTCGTCACTCTGTCAGCGAGATGGCTTCTAACAAG ttcAAGAGGATGCTGAACCGAGAGCTCAGCCAGCTGTCAGAAACCAGCCGATCAGGAAACCAGGTGTCTGAGTTCATCTCGAGCACCTTCCTGG AGAAGCAACATGACATGGACATCATGTCTCCCCCCACCAaggagaaggacaagaagaagcGGCCCATGTCCCAGATCAGCGGCGTGAAGAAGGCCACCCACAGCCCCAGCCTGGCCCCTTCCACCATCCCACGCTTCGGGGTCAACGCCAGCCAGGAAGGTCTCCTTGCCAGG GAGTTGGAGGAAGTGAACAGATGGGGTATTGACATCTTTAAGGTCTCCGAGTATTCTGGGAATCGTCCACTGACGGTCACCATGTACACCATCTTCCAG GAACGTGAGCTCCTCAAGTCCTTTAAGATCCCTGCGGACACTTTCATCACCTTCATGATGACCCTGGAGGATCATTACCATGCAGACGTAGCCTACCACAACAACATCCACGCTGCAGACGTGGTCCAGTCCACACATGTCTTGCTGTCCACGCCTGCTCTGGAG gctgTGTTTACCGATCTGGAGATCCTTGCCGCTCTGTTTGCCAGCGCTATACACGACGTGGATCACCCTGGGGTTTCCAATCAGTTCCTCATCAACACCA actCAGAGCTGGCCTTGATGTATAATGACTCCTCTGTGCTGGAGAATCACCACCTGGCTGTTGGCTTCAAGCTTCTGCAGGAGGACAACTGTGACATCTTTCAGAACCTcaacaaaaagcagagacagTCGCTGCGCAAAATGGTCATAGATATG GTGCTGGCCACAGATATGTCTAAACATATGAACCTACTGGCAGACCTAAAGACCATGGTGGAGACCAAGAAAGTCACCAGCTTAGGAGTACTACTGCTCGACAATTACTCAGACCGCATACAG GTCCTTCAGAACATGGTGCACTGTGCAGACCTGAGCAACCCCACCAAGCCTCTCGAACTGTACCGACAGTGGACAGACCGCATCATGGTGGAGTTTTTCACCCAGGGGGACAGGGAGCGCGACAAGGGCATGGAGATCAGCCCCATGTGTGACAAACAAAATGCCTCAATAGAGAAAAACCAG GTGGGTTTCATCGACTACATCGTTCATCCTCTGTGGGAGACATGGGCCGACCTCGTCCACCCAGATGCTCAGGAGATCCTGGACACACTGGAGGACAACAGAGAGTGGTACCAGAGCATGATCCCCCACAGCCCCTCACCCAACCCAGAGggccaggaggagggagaacTTGCTGGGGAGGCATCAGCGCTCGGTGGCGGCTCTGCTACAGCCGACAAGTTCCAGTTCGAGCTGACCttggaagaagaaggagagtcTGACACTGAGAGTCCgcctgaggaagaggaaggctTCAGCGGCAGCAGGGGGTCTGAACTCTCCAGAACTGATTCTGCCAGCAGCCTGCTCGCCAAAAAGCTCACTCCCGATTCAGGCAGGACGTTTTCTTTGGACTCTGAGAAAGATATGGCCGAAGACAGAGAGGCGGAGCAGGAAGACTTCTCTGGGGTACCGCACTTCAGATTCGGCACATAG
- the pde4ca gene encoding cAMP-specific 3',5'-cyclic phosphodiesterase 4D isoform X4, producing the protein MSVPTNCGFCVSVERGITVRSGNIWGSPCAVNRPIDIIQRRRRFDVENGLSVGRSPLDPQASPSSGRVIQPNFPHSQRRESFLYRSDSDFDLSPKGPSRNSSTASDLEESLKHWEVNWLSSRHTEDMIVTPFAQVLASLRTVRSNFAVITGQQDRPASKTRSSGSNPPSMCKTSLAEEPHQQLAIETLDELDWCLEQLETLKTRHSVSEMASNKFKRMLNRELSQLSETSRSGNQVSEFISSTFLEKQHDMDIMSPPTKEKDKKKRPMSQISGVKKATHSPSLAPSTIPRFGVNASQEGLLARELEEVNRWGIDIFKVSEYSGNRPLTVTMYTIFQERELLKSFKIPADTFITFMMTLEDHYHADVAYHNNIHAADVVQSTHVLLSTPALEAVFTDLEILAALFASAIHDVDHPGVSNQFLINTNSELALMYNDSSVLENHHLAVGFKLLQEDNCDIFQNLNKKQRQSLRKMVIDMVLATDMSKHMNLLADLKTMVETKKVTSLGVLLLDNYSDRIQVLQNMVHCADLSNPTKPLELYRQWTDRIMVEFFTQGDRERDKGMEISPMCDKQNASIEKNQVGFIDYIVHPLWETWADLVHPDAQEILDTLEDNREWYQSMIPHSPSPNPEGQEEGELAGEASALGGGSATADKFQFELTLEEEGESDTESPPEEEEGFSGSRGSELSRTDSASSLLAKKLTPDSGRTFSLDSEKDMAEDREAEQEDFSGVPHFRFGT; encoded by the exons ATGAGTGTGCCGACCAACTGTGGGTTCTGTGTCTCCGTGGAGCGGGGTATCACTGTGAGGAGTGGGAACATATGGGGATCGCCGTGTGCTGTCAACAGGCCTATTGACATCATACAGAGACGCAGGCG ttttGATGTGGAGAATGGATTGTCAGTGGGTCGCAGCCCTCTGGACCCTCAGGCCAGCCCCAGCTCTGGTCGGGTCATACAGCCCAACTTTCCTCACAGCCAGCGGCGGGAATCCTTCCTTTACCGCTCCGACTCTGACTTTGACCTTTCACCCAAAGGTCCCTCCAGGAACTCCTCCACTGCCAGCGACCT ggaagAAAGCTTGAAGCACTGGGAAGTCAACTGGTTGTCATCTCG ACATACAGAAGACATGATTGTCACACCGTTTGCACAG GTCCTTGCCAGCCTGAGGACGGTCCGAAGTAACTTTGCCGTCATAACCGGACAGCAAGACCGCCCAGCCAGCAA AACGCGATCCTCAGGCAGCAACCCTCCATCCATGTGCAAGACCAGCCTCGCAG AGGAGCCTCACCAGCAGCTGGCCATAGAGACTCTAGATGAGCTGGACTGGTGTCTGGAACAGCTAGAGACACTGAAAACTCGTCACTCTGTCAGCGAGATGGCTTCTAACAAG ttcAAGAGGATGCTGAACCGAGAGCTCAGCCAGCTGTCAGAAACCAGCCGATCAGGAAACCAGGTGTCTGAGTTCATCTCGAGCACCTTCCTGG AGAAGCAACATGACATGGACATCATGTCTCCCCCCACCAaggagaaggacaagaagaagcGGCCCATGTCCCAGATCAGCGGCGTGAAGAAGGCCACCCACAGCCCCAGCCTGGCCCCTTCCACCATCCCACGCTTCGGGGTCAACGCCAGCCAGGAAGGTCTCCTTGCCAGG GAGTTGGAGGAAGTGAACAGATGGGGTATTGACATCTTTAAGGTCTCCGAGTATTCTGGGAATCGTCCACTGACGGTCACCATGTACACCATCTTCCAG GAACGTGAGCTCCTCAAGTCCTTTAAGATCCCTGCGGACACTTTCATCACCTTCATGATGACCCTGGAGGATCATTACCATGCAGACGTAGCCTACCACAACAACATCCACGCTGCAGACGTGGTCCAGTCCACACATGTCTTGCTGTCCACGCCTGCTCTGGAG gctgTGTTTACCGATCTGGAGATCCTTGCCGCTCTGTTTGCCAGCGCTATACACGACGTGGATCACCCTGGGGTTTCCAATCAGTTCCTCATCAACACCA actCAGAGCTGGCCTTGATGTATAATGACTCCTCTGTGCTGGAGAATCACCACCTGGCTGTTGGCTTCAAGCTTCTGCAGGAGGACAACTGTGACATCTTTCAGAACCTcaacaaaaagcagagacagTCGCTGCGCAAAATGGTCATAGATATG GTGCTGGCCACAGATATGTCTAAACATATGAACCTACTGGCAGACCTAAAGACCATGGTGGAGACCAAGAAAGTCACCAGCTTAGGAGTACTACTGCTCGACAATTACTCAGACCGCATACAG GTCCTTCAGAACATGGTGCACTGTGCAGACCTGAGCAACCCCACCAAGCCTCTCGAACTGTACCGACAGTGGACAGACCGCATCATGGTGGAGTTTTTCACCCAGGGGGACAGGGAGCGCGACAAGGGCATGGAGATCAGCCCCATGTGTGACAAACAAAATGCCTCAATAGAGAAAAACCAG GTGGGTTTCATCGACTACATCGTTCATCCTCTGTGGGAGACATGGGCCGACCTCGTCCACCCAGATGCTCAGGAGATCCTGGACACACTGGAGGACAACAGAGAGTGGTACCAGAGCATGATCCCCCACAGCCCCTCACCCAACCCAGAGggccaggaggagggagaacTTGCTGGGGAGGCATCAGCGCTCGGTGGCGGCTCTGCTACAGCCGACAAGTTCCAGTTCGAGCTGACCttggaagaagaaggagagtcTGACACTGAGAGTCCgcctgaggaagaggaaggctTCAGCGGCAGCAGGGGGTCTGAACTCTCCAGAACTGATTCTGCCAGCAGCCTGCTCGCCAAAAAGCTCACTCCCGATTCAGGCAGGACGTTTTCTTTGGACTCTGAGAAAGATATGGCCGAAGACAGAGAGGCGGAGCAGGAAGACTTCTCTGGGGTACCGCACTTCAGATTCGGCACATAG
- the pde4ca gene encoding cAMP-specific 3',5'-cyclic phosphodiesterase 4D isoform X5: MMNKDSRFSKKMQSNFSSRRHSCIGFDVENGLSVGRSPLDPQASPSSGRVIQPNFPHSQRRESFLYRSDSDFDLSPKGPSRNSSTASDLEESLKHWEVNWLSSRHTEDMIVTPFAQVLASLRTVRSNFAVITGQQDRPASKTRSSGSNPPSMCKTSLAEEPHQQLAIETLDELDWCLEQLETLKTRHSVSEMASNKFKRMLNRELSQLSETSRSGNQVSEFISSTFLEKQHDMDIMSPPTKEKDKKKRPMSQISGVKKATHSPSLAPSTIPRFGVNASQEGLLARELEEVNRWGIDIFKVSEYSGNRPLTVTMYTIFQERELLKSFKIPADTFITFMMTLEDHYHADVAYHNNIHAADVVQSTHVLLSTPALEAVFTDLEILAALFASAIHDVDHPGVSNQFLINTNSELALMYNDSSVLENHHLAVGFKLLQEDNCDIFQNLNKKQRQSLRKMVIDMVLATDMSKHMNLLADLKTMVETKKVTSLGVLLLDNYSDRIQVLQNMVHCADLSNPTKPLELYRQWTDRIMVEFFTQGDRERDKGMEISPMCDKQNASIEKNQVGFIDYIVHPLWETWADLVHPDAQEILDTLEDNREWYQSMIPHSPSPNPEGQEEGELAGEASALGGGSATADKFQFELTLEEEGESDTESPPEEEEGFSGSRGSELSRTDSASSLLAKKLTPDSGRTFSLDSEKDMAEDREAEQEDFSGVPHFRFGT, encoded by the exons ttttGATGTGGAGAATGGATTGTCAGTGGGTCGCAGCCCTCTGGACCCTCAGGCCAGCCCCAGCTCTGGTCGGGTCATACAGCCCAACTTTCCTCACAGCCAGCGGCGGGAATCCTTCCTTTACCGCTCCGACTCTGACTTTGACCTTTCACCCAAAGGTCCCTCCAGGAACTCCTCCACTGCCAGCGACCT ggaagAAAGCTTGAAGCACTGGGAAGTCAACTGGTTGTCATCTCG ACATACAGAAGACATGATTGTCACACCGTTTGCACAG GTCCTTGCCAGCCTGAGGACGGTCCGAAGTAACTTTGCCGTCATAACCGGACAGCAAGACCGCCCAGCCAGCAA AACGCGATCCTCAGGCAGCAACCCTCCATCCATGTGCAAGACCAGCCTCGCAG AGGAGCCTCACCAGCAGCTGGCCATAGAGACTCTAGATGAGCTGGACTGGTGTCTGGAACAGCTAGAGACACTGAAAACTCGTCACTCTGTCAGCGAGATGGCTTCTAACAAG ttcAAGAGGATGCTGAACCGAGAGCTCAGCCAGCTGTCAGAAACCAGCCGATCAGGAAACCAGGTGTCTGAGTTCATCTCGAGCACCTTCCTGG AGAAGCAACATGACATGGACATCATGTCTCCCCCCACCAaggagaaggacaagaagaagcGGCCCATGTCCCAGATCAGCGGCGTGAAGAAGGCCACCCACAGCCCCAGCCTGGCCCCTTCCACCATCCCACGCTTCGGGGTCAACGCCAGCCAGGAAGGTCTCCTTGCCAGG GAGTTGGAGGAAGTGAACAGATGGGGTATTGACATCTTTAAGGTCTCCGAGTATTCTGGGAATCGTCCACTGACGGTCACCATGTACACCATCTTCCAG GAACGTGAGCTCCTCAAGTCCTTTAAGATCCCTGCGGACACTTTCATCACCTTCATGATGACCCTGGAGGATCATTACCATGCAGACGTAGCCTACCACAACAACATCCACGCTGCAGACGTGGTCCAGTCCACACATGTCTTGCTGTCCACGCCTGCTCTGGAG gctgTGTTTACCGATCTGGAGATCCTTGCCGCTCTGTTTGCCAGCGCTATACACGACGTGGATCACCCTGGGGTTTCCAATCAGTTCCTCATCAACACCA actCAGAGCTGGCCTTGATGTATAATGACTCCTCTGTGCTGGAGAATCACCACCTGGCTGTTGGCTTCAAGCTTCTGCAGGAGGACAACTGTGACATCTTTCAGAACCTcaacaaaaagcagagacagTCGCTGCGCAAAATGGTCATAGATATG GTGCTGGCCACAGATATGTCTAAACATATGAACCTACTGGCAGACCTAAAGACCATGGTGGAGACCAAGAAAGTCACCAGCTTAGGAGTACTACTGCTCGACAATTACTCAGACCGCATACAG GTCCTTCAGAACATGGTGCACTGTGCAGACCTGAGCAACCCCACCAAGCCTCTCGAACTGTACCGACAGTGGACAGACCGCATCATGGTGGAGTTTTTCACCCAGGGGGACAGGGAGCGCGACAAGGGCATGGAGATCAGCCCCATGTGTGACAAACAAAATGCCTCAATAGAGAAAAACCAG GTGGGTTTCATCGACTACATCGTTCATCCTCTGTGGGAGACATGGGCCGACCTCGTCCACCCAGATGCTCAGGAGATCCTGGACACACTGGAGGACAACAGAGAGTGGTACCAGAGCATGATCCCCCACAGCCCCTCACCCAACCCAGAGggccaggaggagggagaacTTGCTGGGGAGGCATCAGCGCTCGGTGGCGGCTCTGCTACAGCCGACAAGTTCCAGTTCGAGCTGACCttggaagaagaaggagagtcTGACACTGAGAGTCCgcctgaggaagaggaaggctTCAGCGGCAGCAGGGGGTCTGAACTCTCCAGAACTGATTCTGCCAGCAGCCTGCTCGCCAAAAAGCTCACTCCCGATTCAGGCAGGACGTTTTCTTTGGACTCTGAGAAAGATATGGCCGAAGACAGAGAGGCGGAGCAGGAAGACTTCTCTGGGGTACCGCACTTCAGATTCGGCACATAG